The region TCTGACCTCTCACTTGCGTCAGAGAAGCTCGGCTAGCTGACCGAGTAACGCCGGTTCGTGTGTGCCGTGGTTTGTGCGACTTCCGGATGACAGACACCATATAACATCTGCATCTGAATATCACCGGAGTGGCTTAATGGGCAGGACCTGGGGCGATGCTGGAGCCGTCTGACTGTGCCGTAATCACGCTCAGCCACCGCAGTTCGGCGACCTGCATTTACTTTCTCTTGTTTCTTACCGAGGCTTCTATTTGGCGGCTTGCGCCTATAATGGCAGCCTAGCGCGAACATGATGGATATTACGTCAGGCGCAGCCGTGCAATCTCATTGGTGCAAAACTGCAACGGCTGCATCCCCTGTTTTCACAAATAGTTCCTGATAGGCAGGAATCATAGTACTGACATTTCAGTCGATTTTTATTCCGTGCATGTGTGAAGTTTACTGTTTCAGCAACATTAGCCATGGCGGTATTTTAAGTGTGTGCGGATGTTTGCAAAGCTTTTTGTTCGTGCCTAATTAAGAAAGTATTGTATGTAATGCAAAATGCTGTCATTTACTTGGTGTACTCATGTATGCAGCATAAGGAAGAAGCAGCTGCAGTGGTTTCCTCAGAGTGTAGCGAAAATGATGTCCCAGTTGTCACACAGCACTCGATTTTGCAGGCAAGACCCAAGAGAAAGGCTTCGCCAGCAGGTAAAAGCAGAGGTGTGGAAGTTTCGCATCCTTAACACTGTTCTTTGTCTTGCGCTATTTGGCTAGTTCCATGGACGATCTAAAAATTCCCATCTATGTCCATGTTGTGGTTGAGATCTCTGGAGGTCCCTCTTCCCTGAATTATTTTCACGTATTTAGAAGGCATGGCATGCTTGTTGCAATGTCACACAGTACACTTTTCTCTTCCTTCCAAATTTAGTGTGCTTGTTCTTTTCTGAAAGGAGAAATTTGGCATCGTTTTTATCTGTTGAAGTAACTTTAAATATGTAGCACATTTTGTCTTGTTTAAATAAGCATCTTTTTGCAGGTGTGAAGTTTGCTGAAGAGGAGATCTTGAACCCAGACCAGTGTTTCTTTGCGTATGACGCATTCTGTCTGATTAGTAAAGAGGAACCAGCCAGAGTATTTAACCCGTGAGTCTGATTCTGCTTGAATTGTACTGTTTACCTGTTCAATCCTACATGAAGAGcctgcctaaccctaaccccctcccccccactaaCTACTGCTCTCTCTGGGTCTTAGTTACACTTTCATCAAGAACATTCCATCACAGTCCCAGTTGTCAAAACTGAGTGTTCGGGAGATACCAGTGAAGACGAGAAGTACCCCTGAAGCCACACTGGTGTTGGATTTGGTCTGTTCCGGCTTTTATACATTTCCCATCTTCTGTTGTAGGGTAACACAGTGAGGTTGTTTGTATACAGTATTTGTCGAAAGCTTTAAAGGTTACTCTGTATCTATTTGACATGTTATTTTTAAGCTTTTGATCCATGACGTGTAGAACAGAAGTACACATGGTCTTTTGAATGTAATCCTGAAATTTTAATCGGATTTCTGACTCTCCCACTTTATGGAAAGTTATCAAATGGTCATCATTAGGAGACCTTGCCTGCCACTGTCTGTTCATTTACAGGTACGTTGATTGAAGTTATTTGCTCTTTACTCCTTTATTCCAGGAGGAAACACTTGTGTACAGTTCGCTCAGTATTATCGAGGATGCAGAGTACACCTtccacacacattttcaggatcaCGAGTACGAAGTATGTTTCCCTCCTTTCTGTACTCCTCCCTCAGGTAATAGATATCTTAAGGACGTTATGGTGCAGTACCCTATAAAGAACACCTTGTGTCAGTATTTATTCATGCCTTTCTGTAACACGTGCTATGCAGTTTAAAAGGCATTGTCTTGCTAAAGTCTGTAATTTTTCAATGGCTCAGTTTTCTTACAAGTGCTTTTGAAGCACAGTTTGAGAGGCATGTGAAGGACATTAATGGAGTTCCTTAAAGTTTGAAGTTTTTAGCTTACTGTCATCTTAATGGTTAACTCAAGCCACTGGGATAAAACCTATTTTGTCATGTCACTGCTGTCTGCGTTTCGCTTATGTAATCTGTTGTGTAGGTCTTCCTTATCCTGAGACCACATGTCAAGGAATTTCTGCAGAGAATGTCAGAACTCTTTGAGGTATGATTCTCTTAGTGTATGATGTGTGAGCATCTCACTACTTTCACATCTACATTTATCGGAGAGCCTTGCCTGGCTGTATTTGTGTGGGGTTTTGCTTTCAGTGCTGGCTTGGTTCTGGCTTTCAGATATTTGTGTATACGTCTGCGAAGAGAGGGTATGCGGAAAAGATCCTGGAGATGCTGGATCCCGACAGACGGCTCTTCAGGTGAAATCTTCCTTACTCTAATTCCCTGCTTTAAGTGTACACTCTTCTTGGTATTTTGCCTAGCAAAAGCCTTGACTACAAGTTTGCTTGGTCACAGGTTAAATTttacttttggttaaggttagggtgggATAGGGGTGATGGCTGTTGTTTGGGATTTGGGTTTTTcctgtagaaatgaatggaatgtccccatttagataggtatgcCAACGTGTTTGTTTGTCGATTTGTACGTatgtacactatatggacaaaaggaCTGGGGTGCttctcttaatcattgaattccggtgtttcagacccattgccagagGGCTATGAAATAAagtcatgcagtcaggtttacaaacatttgtgaaagaattggtcgttctgaagagctccgTGAATTCAAACCTGGTACATTTGTAAGATATTTTTGAGGGGTTGGGTGAGGCCTCTTAGTTCcaatgaagggaactcttaatactTCAGCATGctgagacattttggacaactgTTTTTCCCAacttgtgggaacagtttggaaaAGGCCCTTTTctattccagcatgactgtgcctcgGTTCACAAAGcacggtccataaagacatggttgggtgagtttggtttggaagaacttgactggcccacacaaagccctgacctcaaccccattgaacacctttgggatgaactagagcggagattgcgagccaggccttcaggtGCAACATCAATGCCTGACCTCGCAGATGCTCTTCTGGACGAATGTATAAAGATTCCCACAGATACACTCCAGaatgttgtggaaagcctttccagaagagtaacgactgttatagctgcagagggggaaccaactccatattaatgcctatggatttataatgggatgtcataaaagttcctttaggtgtaatggccaggtgtcctgaTAGTTAtgtacattgtgtgtgtgtgtcttgttaCCAACTGTCTCTAAGTATAACCCACTCTTCCAAAATGAAAAAACTAATCTCTTTGGCAACagacattaaaaatgttttttctttGTCTGTACATGTGCTTAGAGCAATTGTAACTAATCCCAAAGAGTGTTTGCTGTGCTGAATCTTAAGAATGAAGAGGCCCTGCTCATATAACTGGATGTATGCTGATATAATACGTGATTTGTTTTACTTTATTTGCAGACATCGTCTGTACCGGGAGGATTGTTTATGCATCTATGGTCACTATGTGAAGCATCTGAGCATATTGGAGAGGGACTTGGCGAAGACGGTGATTCTGGACAACGCTCCCCACACATTTCCTTATCATGTGAGTATCTTTCTGTGTGTCCCGCCCCCTTCAGTCCTGTGGTGAGCGGAGGTCCGGTTACTGTTTTGTTTGCTTCCTTTGTCAGGTGATGAACATGATCCCCAttaagggctgggtgggggagaAGGACGACAGGGAGCTGCAGAAGCTGATACCGTACCTCACCAAACTGGCGGAAGCTGTGAGTTGGCCGCTTTCTCAGATAATGctttaataaaaacaaagaaaattgAAAAGTTATGAACAATTGCCCTGTCATCCTCCTTCTGGATGTTCATATTTATATGTGAAATGTGTTCTTTTGCCTGCATTAAAACACATACTGAAAATGGGGCACCTGTGTGCCCTCAGTGTTGTGTGTCTGATGTACTTTCAGGAATTCTAGCCGATCACTTTCTCACCAGTAGGGCTCAGAGATGAAAACTCAGCTTCAAACTAGTGGGACTGCATGctaatttaatgtttttattttatatatcataGCTTTCTCAGTGTTCAGAAAGGGAGACTGTAAATATACCCATTACGTTTTATCATTTGATGCTCCTTTGTACTGGGGGTGGTGAAGAGAACTTGCTGAGTTTCTTAGATTATTCCAAACCGGAATGTTCCAGCTGGCGTCACCTGTGTTGATGGTCATTTTACTGTGGTTTTACCCCCCTATCTATAGTATAGCAAACCAGCTGGGGGTGGGATTGCACACTGCTTCTTTGTCGATTTTGATTATGTGAATAGCCTGCTTCTAAACGCAGTATAACCGCCGTTTTGAAAAAAGTCACTTAGCAGCTAATAGTCTGATATATCGAGAGTTTCAGGCCAGATCGTTTGATTTTCCTCGTTCTCAATGCTGTGTTGTTTTAAGGATGATTTTCGGCATGTGTTGAAGAAGAGGTTGGACCATTTGCATCGACTGCTCTCGGAAGATTGACACCATCTCTGGCTCGGCCCTTGTTCCTTATTACACTGGTCCTACATTACTGGTATGAGCATTACTGCAAGAAGATCGACACTGGGAGAAGATCACCACCATGCTACAGCTTTTGGAGGACTAAAGGGCCTGGATGTCTGGCTTCTTTGAGTATTTTTCTGTTTTCGAAATACTGGCTCTGTCAGTATTCTTCTTGTGCGCGTGAATGTGCAAGGTTTAtgcactgtgttttttttttatttgtgtaaaTCTGAGAATTACTTGAATTTCACATGAGCAGGAGGTTGTCTCTTGGTCAGATTGTAGTGGTTTTAAAGTCGTTTTAATTGCAAGTTGATTTAATGTATTttgatttacttttttttcaagCTTAAATATTTGAACAGTGTAGCCAAAGAGGTTCTGCATTTCAGCATTTATAAAGCGTTTTCTGTTATTACAGTAAGCAGATTGTGTAATTGCAATGTTTATGTTCTGACAAATAAACTCTATATCCCATATGCCAGGTACTGCCTTTGTTTTATTGCTGCTCAGTAAAAGTTGCCCCTGCCTAAGGTCCGAGGAACTGGCCGATACCAGTTGCTCGGTTTGTGCTTTCAGTACCATTTATGCTTCTGTCATGCTGTACGCGTTACATTTTGGCCGTTGGCTCGCCGGCCACCGTGACGAATAACTGTAAATATAACGAGGCTGTCGCCTTAAATATTTTTGCCGGTACTGAAACTTAACTGGCAGTGCATTTTAACTTCTTAAAAAAATCGTTAAAACTGGTAACAAAACTAGTTTTgctaaaaaaatatatcagtTCTGGTGCATTTGACGCTTCTGAACATTCATGTATGAACCACTATCGCCGTTGCACACGTCCTGGATTTGAATCCCATCATATAAAATACTGCGTGTTTCGCGGCACTAACTTAGACAGTCCTGTGCGCTTTAACACTCGTCCGCCGCAGAGTTATTTGCTCCATATGGTTCTTGTGACGTTCGgcacaaaaaaaaaggaaaactgtGGGCGGGGGGTTAAAACGTAGTAATTTGTCTGACTTGAAATCTGATTCAAAGTTCGGCGTCTCCGAGTTTGAGGGAAAGTGTGCAAAAAAGATTTTGAAGTCTGACCAGACGCTGCTTTTCCAGGATCCGATCTGAACGCGTCGCCCGTAGCAGCGCCGCTCATCTTGCTATTGGTTGCCCGGAATATTTTCGAGTAAGTGGACTAAGTCTCATCTGCAATTTACATTTTCCCCACATATGCTCTTAAAAATTTTCCCGAGAGCAATGTTGCGATTCATATTAGCACTTTTGTTCCGAAACTGCCTTAGTATTTGTAAGTGTGGCGCATGGTTAACCGGACTATTGTGCACGGGTTAGTAGACGTATGGAAATGATTAGGATACAACTTTTATAATTACTTCAGCAATTTTGTTCCTATGTGGAGAAAAATACCACATATTTTCTTAAATGCGGATTTTCCcccctgctttttaaaacagtgCATCTCCTTATTAGAAATTCTGCCGTGGTTTTTCatgctttgtttttgtgttttgttaagTTTGGAAAATGTTAGCGTTCCATTCAGGAAGATAATGAATTTATAAACAAAATATGGTTTTTGTGTTTATTcaaactgaaataaatttgttttacaattttgtTTTCGCTTTATCGGGCCCGAAAATAAAACACGAAATAGTCGGGGTGCATAAAACTTTGTGCGTTTATTTTGATCTGCTAATTACCAACTACGGAATTCAGTGCTACCACTCTGCTATGGTTGGACAGTGTACCCTTCTGTAGGCTGATTCTAGATGCCTTGCCAATTTGTCTCTCAGTCTTTTGATCATCCAAGAAGCCGCCCGCCACTTCTGGCCCAGCGGTCGGGTGTAAACTGAATTCCCAGATGTGCATATCTTTGAGGCgcgatggggaaaaaaaaaacttaaaaccaCAAAGATTGATGAAATATCCAGTTTTATCGATTGAAGCTGAATTGCCGTACATTGCATAGTTCCTACAATCTTTTTCTCGTGCTTTAGTTTGGAACTTGACTAACACTGAAATCTAAGTCATTGTCATGTCCACGTTGTACAAGTATCGATATTCTGCACCGTGAATGTGACGGCTTCAGTGCACTGTGCACTGACATTGTGCAAACCCCATGTTACAACAAAGTTACAACTACTTAGTCATGTTATCATGTTCTAGGTTTTCTAACAATGACATCGGCAGGGCATCTCGCCACCAACCGCCGTGACACAAAGGAGTTCGACAGCGTTAAAGAGTCCATCAGTGACATCATCAACCAGCTACAGGACATTGACCCTGCGCGTCTGTCCTTCTCCCCCTTCCTGGATCTGGACACCCAGATTTCCCTGGCCCCAGTGTCAGATAGCCCCGAATCCTCGGTGGAGGAGCTGCAGTCTCCCTTTGACTCTGTCCCTGGTTCCCAGCATTCACTGGGGCCCTCCACAGCAGAAGATGAGCTTGACCGTAAGccatttatttatacatttacaATAAATGCTCATAACATTACAGAAGTGTTCTTTTTGTTGACCGTTGATTATGATTGGAAAACATTGTGAACTGTAATAAATCAGAAttatttctccccccccccctttatcttTAGGAAGTAATTCTTGCTATATTCAATCGCATGAAAGTGTCACAGAGCAATCAGGATATTGTGTCAGTGAAAAAGAGCACATACTGGCAAATGACACTCACACAATAGAAGGCTCCAGTGAAAATGGAGACACGTTCCCACTGCAAGCTGTCCAGGGTGACGACCTCATCAGCAGGGAAACGCAGAGCATGAGCCCACTGGAATGCAGCAATATCGATTCAACTGTCGATGAGGGAAGCCCACTGATGCGGAGCCCACCAGAGTGTATTGAGTTGGTCATGTGGGACTCCCAGGGACGTCTGGAGTCTGGAGCCTTGTCAGGGGCTGCGGACAGGAGGCGGTGTTGCTGCTGCCGTCAGTGTTGTCCGAGTGGTCGCATTCCGGCTCTGTGCTCAACGTTAGCtgctctcctgctcctccctTGGATTCTATATGCTCTCTACTTCTACCTTCCTCTGGAAACCCCCGACTGTCCAGACCTTCTCAGCCGCCTCATCTTCACACTCCGCTGCTGCGCTGTGGCAGCGTTGCCCATCTTGCTTGGTATGTCCAGTGGATACTATCAGAGTGAGAAGCAAACAATGCGTGTGCAAGATATTATTTATGTCTTTGAATTATTCTGACACCTTCAGCTTTCAGAAATATTTAATTCTTAATGTTTTTCCTTAGGACCAGCATTGAAAGTAAAAGTACGGAGAGTTTAGGGGTCACTGTTTTGCCTAGTGACTAAGGTTCTATCATACTCTCAAAAAGAAATGTAATATTTGTGACTGATTTATTAGTTTATGCTGCAGTTCATCATCTTGCTTGGTCAGACTACTTTACAGTCATCTTGGGAAGAGGGAACCTGCCTACAGATGTTTTGTTGTTTAAGTTTTTCACATATGAGGAATACATGCTCCTCTCTATCCTCCAGCGATGCTAACAGGTGCTGTATCCCGGTTCTGCTCGGCGTCTTTGGACCCACTGGGAGAGTGTCCTAGAAGATCCTTATTTTTGCAGCTATTTGTCACCTCATCTGTTGAGCAGCTCTTCCTCTATTCCCTCAATATTGCTGTCATGGCAACCTTCCTGCATCAAGACCATATGAAGGCAGTGCCTATATTATGTGGAGTTTTTGTTGGAGGGAGGTAAGAGTGGAAGGTGAATGAAAAGTGGCATAAGGCTGCAGTACAcccctgttgataatttcatataacatttaaaaaaaataaaaaatgctatGATGACCCTTTGTTCTCCTTTCCCCAGGTCGGTCTACTGGCTTTCACTCCATGTTTGCAGTGCCTGGAGAGGTTTTGGTTCTGGGCTCACGCTCTTCCCACTTCTAGCCATGGTGGTCTTCAACCTCTACTGTCTGTTTGACCTTGGCCTCAGACAGTTGTTCCATGGATCTGAAGACAGTCTGTATATCCAAACTACCCCATC is a window of Brienomyrus brachyistius isolate T26 chromosome 15, BBRACH_0.4, whole genome shotgun sequence DNA encoding:
- the ctdspl3 gene encoding CTD small phosphatase-like protein 2-A isoform X4 codes for the protein MISWLDCSRKPSMTFASHGDSEGERERGERELKLSSRLVSLWKCSLKHKEEAAAVVSSECSENDVPVVTQHSILQARPKRKASPAGVKFAEEEILNPDQCFFAYDAFCLISKEEPARVFNPYTFIKNIPSQSQLSKLSVREIPVKTRSTPEATLVLDLEETLVYSSLSIIEDAEYTFHTHFQDHEYEVFLILRPHVKEFLQRMSELFEIFVYTSAKRGYAEKILEMLDPDRRLFRHRLYREDCLCIYGHYVKHLSILERDLAKTVILDNAPHTFPYHVMNMIPIKGWVGEKDDRELQKLIPYLTKLAEADDFRHVLKKRLDHLHRLLSED
- the ctdspl3 gene encoding CTD small phosphatase-like protein 2-A isoform X1, which translates into the protein MVYRYFEGEGAGKETMKLRPRKEAGTPRNRTLRKTAASAERRRRRVRHKEEAAAVVSSECSENDVPVVTQHSILQARPKRKASPAGKSRGVKFAEEEILNPDQCFFAYDAFCLISKEEPARVFNPYTFIKNIPSQSQLSKLSVREIPVKTRSTPEATLVLDLEETLVYSSLSIIEDAEYTFHTHFQDHEYEVFLILRPHVKEFLQRMSELFEIFVYTSAKRGYAEKILEMLDPDRRLFRHRLYREDCLCIYGHYVKHLSILERDLAKTVILDNAPHTFPYHVMNMIPIKGWVGEKDDRELQKLIPYLTKLAEADDFRHVLKKRLDHLHRLLSED
- the ctdspl3 gene encoding CTD small phosphatase-like protein 2-A isoform X2, with product MISWLDCSRKPSMTFASHGDSEGERERGERELKLSSRLVSLWKCSLKHKEEAAAVVSSECSENDVPVVTQHSILQARPKRKASPAGKSRGVKFAEEEILNPDQCFFAYDAFCLISKEEPARVFNPYTFIKNIPSQSQLSKLSVREIPVKTRSTPEATLVLDLEETLVYSSLSIIEDAEYTFHTHFQDHEYEVFLILRPHVKEFLQRMSELFEIFVYTSAKRGYAEKILEMLDPDRRLFRHRLYREDCLCIYGHYVKHLSILERDLAKTVILDNAPHTFPYHVMNMIPIKGWVGEKDDRELQKLIPYLTKLAEADDFRHVLKKRLDHLHRLLSED
- the ctdspl3 gene encoding CTD small phosphatase-like protein 2-A isoform X3; amino-acid sequence: MVYRYFEGEGAGKETMKLRPRKEAGTPRNRTLRKTAASAERRRRRVRHKEEAAAVVSSECSENDVPVVTQHSILQARPKRKASPAGVKFAEEEILNPDQCFFAYDAFCLISKEEPARVFNPYTFIKNIPSQSQLSKLSVREIPVKTRSTPEATLVLDLEETLVYSSLSIIEDAEYTFHTHFQDHEYEVFLILRPHVKEFLQRMSELFEIFVYTSAKRGYAEKILEMLDPDRRLFRHRLYREDCLCIYGHYVKHLSILERDLAKTVILDNAPHTFPYHVMNMIPIKGWVGEKDDRELQKLIPYLTKLAEADDFRHVLKKRLDHLHRLLSED